The following coding sequences are from one Sulfurospirillum tamanense window:
- the pseB gene encoding UDP-N-acetylglucosamine 4,6-dehydratase (inverting): MFNGKNILITGGTGSFGNMATRMLLASYKPNKIIIYSRDELKQYEMAQRFSASCMRYFIGDVRDEKRLQKAMNGVDIVIHAAALKHVPIAEYNPMECIKTNIYGAQNVIDAALDNGVQKVIALSTDKAASPINLYGATKLASDKLFVAANNIKGSQNTQFSVVRYGNVIGSRGSVVPFFKQLIAEGATSLPITDGRMTRFWITLPQGVEFVFKSFARMHGGEIFVPKIPSMKITDLAYAIAPHLPTHTIGIRPGEKLHEVMIPSDDSHLSLEFHDHFIIKPTIRFAKAVDFARNALGEKGEEVALGFEYNSHANTHWLSAQELLAMIEAL, from the coding sequence GTGTTTAACGGAAAAAACATCCTCATCACCGGCGGAACAGGCAGTTTTGGCAACATGGCCACCCGCATGCTTCTTGCCTCTTACAAACCCAACAAAATCATCATCTACTCCCGCGACGAACTCAAACAATACGAGATGGCCCAACGCTTTAGCGCCTCTTGCATGCGCTATTTCATCGGGGATGTACGGGATGAAAAGCGCCTCCAAAAAGCCATGAATGGCGTGGATATTGTCATCCACGCCGCCGCGCTCAAACACGTTCCCATCGCCGAATACAACCCCATGGAGTGCATCAAAACCAACATCTACGGCGCGCAAAATGTCATCGATGCGGCACTGGACAATGGGGTGCAAAAAGTCATCGCCCTCTCCACCGACAAAGCCGCCAGCCCCATCAACCTCTACGGCGCTACCAAACTGGCCAGCGACAAGCTCTTTGTGGCGGCCAATAACATCAAAGGAAGCCAAAATACCCAGTTTTCCGTCGTGCGCTATGGCAATGTCATCGGTTCGCGCGGGTCTGTGGTGCCCTTTTTTAAGCAACTCATTGCTGAGGGCGCCACAAGTTTGCCCATCACCGATGGGCGTATGACGCGCTTTTGGATTACCCTACCCCAAGGGGTGGAGTTTGTCTTTAAAAGCTTTGCGCGTATGCACGGTGGGGAGATTTTCGTGCCTAAAATCCCTTCCATGAAAATCACCGACTTAGCCTATGCCATCGCGCCCCACTTGCCTACCCACACCATCGGGATTCGCCCTGGAGAAAAACTGCACGAAGTGATGATTCCAAGCGATGATAGCCATTTGAGTTTGGAGTTTCACGATCATTTCATTATTAAGCCTACCATTCGGTTTGCCAAAGCTGTTGACTTTGCACGCAACGCCCTTGGAGAAAAAGGTGAGGAAGTGGCCCTTGGATTTGAGTACAATTCCCACGCCAATACCCACTGGCTCAGTGCCCAAGAACTACTTGCAATGATTGAGGCGCTATGA
- a CDS encoding flagellin has protein sequence MQIGSLTNTFTSTVMNQHKTNTEDTLAKIAATRELSGKDGANLINANMLNSQLATMTQQVQNENATIGMLQVADGALKGVQAGAERLNELSVAYNNAALGSDQRAMLEQEFNTTRDAMSDMMNQTTFNGQALFGNASALGLGEVSMGEVAIDNQESIEGLREQVSGLFSDVGSASQGAQVAVNNLLAGISSTASSYAQVSETPLSQKLNELSQSQTGLTASAMAQSHNMAILQQQMTMLLG, from the coding sequence ATGCAAATCGGATCACTTACTAACACGTTCACCTCCACGGTGATGAATCAGCACAAAACCAACACAGAAGACACCCTAGCAAAAATCGCGGCAACGCGAGAACTAAGCGGCAAAGACGGGGCCAATCTCATTAACGCCAACATGCTCAACTCCCAGCTTGCCACCATGACCCAACAAGTCCAAAACGAAAACGCGACTATCGGGATGCTTCAAGTGGCCGATGGTGCGCTCAAAGGGGTGCAAGCAGGGGCAGAGCGCCTCAACGAACTCTCCGTCGCGTACAATAACGCCGCTTTGGGAAGTGACCAAAGAGCGATGCTAGAGCAAGAATTCAACACCACGCGCGATGCCATGAGTGACATGATGAATCAAACCACCTTTAACGGACAAGCTCTTTTTGGAAACGCGTCTGCTTTGGGGCTTGGCGAGGTCAGCATGGGAGAGGTTGCCATTGACAACCAAGAAAGCATCGAAGGGTTGCGAGAGCAAGTGAGCGGATTGTTCTCAGATGTGGGCAGTGCGAGCCAAGGGGCACAAGTAGCGGTGAATAATTTACTTGCAGGCATCAGCAGCACCGCATCAAGCTACGCGCAAGTTTCTGAGACACCCCTAAGCCAAAAGCTCAATGAGCTTAGCCAAAGTCAAACGGGACTTACCGCTTCGGCGATGGCCCAATCCCACAACATGGCCATTTTGCAACAGCAAATGACCATGTTGCTAGGGTAA
- the dcd gene encoding dCTP deaminase, with translation MGLKADSWIRKKSLEEKMIEPFCEEQVGKNVVSYGVSSYGYDIRVGREFKIFTNVNSTVVDPKHFDAQNVVDFEGDVCIVPPNSFALARTVEYFRIPRNVLAICLGKSTYARCGIIVNVTPFEPDFEGHITIEISNTTPLPAKIYANEGIAQVLFLEGDEPCETTYKDKAGKYQGQTGITLPRILR, from the coding sequence ATGGGTTTGAAAGCCGACAGCTGGATTCGAAAGAAGTCACTTGAGGAAAAAATGATAGAACCGTTTTGCGAAGAACAGGTAGGAAAAAACGTCGTTAGCTACGGTGTGAGCAGTTACGGATACGACATCCGCGTCGGGCGCGAGTTCAAAATCTTTACCAATGTCAACTCTACAGTGGTAGACCCCAAGCACTTTGATGCCCAAAACGTGGTGGATTTTGAAGGGGATGTGTGCATCGTGCCTCCCAACTCCTTTGCTCTTGCACGCACAGTGGAGTACTTTCGCATTCCCCGCAATGTGCTCGCCATTTGTCTAGGAAAAAGCACCTACGCCAGATGTGGCATCATCGTTAATGTCACGCCTTTTGAGCCTGATTTTGAAGGGCATATTACCATCGAGATTTCTAATACTACACCGTTACCTGCGAAGATTTATGCTAACGAAGGCATCGCGCAAGTGCTCTTTTTGGAAGGGGACGAACCGTGTGAAACGACGTATAAGGACAAGGCGGGCAAGTACCAAGGACAAACTGGCATCACCCTGCCTCGTATTTTGAGGTAA
- the accB gene encoding acetyl-CoA carboxylase biotin carboxyl carrier protein — protein MKKQDIKDLMKFFDSTGITRLHVKENDFEIEIEKKGEITTVVSAAPVSQVAPKEVSVSAPQAAPVPCSEGPSIKSPMVGTFYQAPAPDAAPFVKVGQVVRKGQAIGIIEAMKIMNEIEADFDCKVVSILVEDGQPVEFDMPLFSVEKL, from the coding sequence ATGAAGAAACAAGACATCAAAGATTTGATGAAATTTTTTGATAGTACTGGAATTACCCGTTTACATGTAAAAGAAAATGATTTTGAAATCGAAATCGAAAAAAAAGGCGAAATCACCACTGTTGTGTCTGCCGCCCCTGTTTCACAAGTTGCTCCCAAGGAAGTTTCTGTTTCCGCACCACAAGCCGCACCTGTTCCTTGCAGTGAGGGCCCAAGCATCAAATCTCCTATGGTGGGGACTTTCTACCAAGCTCCAGCTCCAGATGCGGCACCTTTTGTTAAAGTAGGGCAAGTGGTCAGAAAAGGACAAGCCATTGGCATCATCGAAGCCATGAAAATCATGAATGAAATCGAAGCAGATTTTGATTGTAAAGTTGTTAGCATTTTAGTGGAAGATGGACAGCCGGTAGAGTTTGATATGCCGTTGTTTAGTGTGGAGAAATTGTAA
- a CDS encoding acetyl-CoA carboxylase biotin carboxylase subunit codes for MKIEKILVANRGEIALRAIRTIQEMGKQAIAVYSTADKDALYLKYADASICIGGPKSAQSYLSIPSIITAAEISECDAIFPGYGFLSENQSFVEICEHHKIKFIGPSVDVMMMMSDKSKAKEVMKKAGVPVIPGSEGALKSVEEARALANAMGYPVIIKAAAGGGGRGMRVVHKEEDVEKLFLGAESEAVSAFGDGTLYMEKYILKPRHIEVQVMGDSHGNAIHIGERDCSLQRRHQKLIEESPAILLDDETRAKLLATAVKATKAIGYENAGTFEFLVDADKNFYFMEMNTRLQVEHCVSEMVSGLDIIELMIRVAEGEALPPQEAITCKGHSIECRITAEDPVRFIPSPGKITTFIAPGGRNVRLDSHAYSGYVVPSHYDSMIGKLVVWAEDRPRAIAKMKQALKELHVEGIKTVRDFHLAMMDNPDFISNNYDTNYLSTL; via the coding sequence ATGAAGATCGAAAAGATCCTTGTTGCCAATCGCGGTGAAATCGCCCTTCGCGCGATTCGCACCATTCAAGAAATGGGCAAACAAGCTATTGCGGTATACTCCACAGCGGACAAAGATGCACTGTATCTAAAGTATGCTGATGCGTCTATTTGCATTGGTGGCCCAAAGTCGGCCCAAAGCTACTTGAGCATTCCCTCCATCATCACGGCTGCTGAAATCAGTGAATGCGATGCGATTTTCCCCGGATACGGCTTTTTGAGTGAAAACCAAAGCTTTGTGGAAATTTGTGAGCACCATAAAATCAAGTTCATCGGCCCGAGTGTGGATGTGATGATGATGATGAGCGACAAGTCCAAAGCTAAAGAGGTGATGAAAAAAGCAGGCGTGCCTGTCATCCCAGGAAGCGAAGGTGCGCTTAAGAGTGTTGAGGAGGCCAGAGCATTAGCCAATGCAATGGGCTACCCTGTCATCATTAAAGCCGCCGCAGGTGGCGGTGGACGTGGTATGCGCGTCGTGCACAAAGAAGAAGACGTAGAAAAACTCTTTTTGGGTGCCGAGAGCGAAGCAGTGAGCGCCTTTGGCGATGGCACCTTGTACATGGAAAAATACATCTTAAAACCCCGCCACATCGAAGTGCAAGTCATGGGAGATAGTCACGGCAACGCCATTCACATCGGTGAGCGCGATTGTTCGTTGCAGCGTCGCCATCAAAAACTCATCGAAGAATCTCCCGCTATTTTGCTTGATGATGAAACCCGTGCTAAGCTTCTTGCTACCGCCGTGAAAGCCACCAAAGCTATCGGTTATGAAAACGCGGGCACTTTTGAGTTTTTGGTCGATGCGGATAAAAACTTTTACTTCATGGAAATGAACACCCGTTTACAAGTGGAACATTGTGTCAGCGAAATGGTCAGTGGTTTAGACATCATTGAACTCATGATTCGTGTGGCTGAGGGTGAAGCTTTGCCTCCTCAAGAAGCCATTACATGTAAAGGCCATTCCATTGAGTGCCGCATTACCGCGGAAGACCCCGTGCGTTTCATCCCAAGTCCTGGAAAAATCACCACGTTCATTGCTCCTGGTGGGCGCAACGTGCGGTTAGATTCCCATGCCTATTCGGGCTATGTGGTGCCTTCGCACTATGATTCGATGATTGGAAAGCTTGTCGTGTGGGCGGAGGACCGACCGCGCGCGATTGCTAAGATGAAACAAGCGTTAAAAGAGTTACATGTAGAAGGGATTAAGACCGTGCGAGATTTCCACCTTGCCATGATGGATAATCCTGATTTTATCAGCAATAATTACGACACCAACTACCTCTCAACTCTTTAA